A region from the Geotrypetes seraphini chromosome 10, aGeoSer1.1, whole genome shotgun sequence genome encodes:
- the TOB1 gene encoding protein Tob1 — protein MQLEIQVALNFIISYLYNKLPRRRVNIFGEELERLLKKKYEGHWYPDKPYKGSGFRCIHIGEKVDPVIEEAAKESGLDIDDVRGNLPQDLNVWIDPFEVSYQIGEKGQVKVLYVDDNNNESGYELDKEIKNSFNPEAQVFMPISDPASSVSSSPSPSFGNSASVSPTFMPRSSQPLTFTTATFAATKFGSTKMKNSGRNNKIARASPTNLGLNVNNLLKQKTISSSVHSLYGLGLGNQQQQQKTSALSPNAKEFIFPNLQGQSSGNGIFPGDSPVNLNPLQYSNAFDMFAAYGGLNEKSFMDGLNFSLNNMQYSNQQFQPVMAN, from the coding sequence ATGCAGCTTGAAATCCAAGTAGCACtcaattttattatttcatatTTGTACAATAAACTTCCTCGAAGACGAGTTAATATTTTTGGAGAAGAGTTGGAAAGACTTCTGAAGAAAAAATATGAAGGGCACTGGTATCCAGACAAGCCATATAAAGGATCAGGGTTTAGATGCATTCATATAGGGGAGAAAGTGGACCCTGTAATAGAAGAAGCAGCCAAAGAGAGCGGTTTGGATATTGATGATGTTCGTGGAAATCTGCCTCAGGACCTCAATGTTTGGATTGACCCATTTGAAGTTTCATATCAAATTGGTGAAAAGGGACAGGTGAAAGTGCTTTACGTGGATGATAACAATAATGAAAGTGGATATGAGTTGGATAAGGAGATCAAGAACAGCTTTAACCCAGAGGCTCAGGTGTTTATGCCAATCAGTGACCCAGCCTCTTCAGTGTCCAGTTCTCCATCACCTTCCTTTGGCAATTCTGCTTCTGTAAGCCCTACATTCATGCCCCGATCCTCTCAGCCTTTAACCTTCACCACTGCCACTTTTGCTGCCACTAAGTTTGGTTCAACCAAAATGAAGAATAGTGGCCGTAACAATAAGATTGCACGCGCCTCTCCAACCAACCTTGGCTTGAATGTGAATAACCTTTTGAAGCAGAAAACCATTTCCTCCTCTGTGCACTCTCTGTATGGGCTTGGCCTGGGTAACCAGCAGCAACAGCAGAAGACTTCTGCTCTTTCTCCAAATGCCAAGGAGTTCATTTTCCCTAACCTCCAAGGTCAAAGCAGTGGAAATGGAATATTTCCAGGTGACAGCCCTGTTAACCTCAATCCTCTCCAGTACAGCAATGCCTTTGATATGTTTGCAGCCTACGGTGGTCTCAATGAGAAATCATTCATGGATGGCTTGAATTTTAGCTTAAACAACATGCAGTATTCTAACCAGCAATTCCAGCCAGTCATGGCCAACTAA